From a single Mangifera indica cultivar Alphonso chromosome 19, CATAS_Mindica_2.1, whole genome shotgun sequence genomic region:
- the LOC123202624 gene encoding uncharacterized protein LOC123202624 — MKGNLSQGGMIPGGDSFGGLDLQGSMKVHHQTQQHPHILHQHHHPIPHQGSLVCPSIHEGFPLTIGTMQSCEQTMSMADYSKGERGKNSVSDDEDPSFAEDGGEGHNDASKWMKGSPWHRVKWTDKMVKLLITAVSYIGEDAGLDCGGGARRRFAFLQKKGKWKSVSKVMAERGFSVSPQQCEDKFNDLNKRYKKLNDILGRGTSCQVVENPHLLDAMNFLTEKKKDDVRKILSSKQLFYEEMCSYHNGNRLFLPHDPALQHSLQLALRSRDDHDNDDVRRHQHDPDEDDENMETDDHDEFEEKHASHGDSRVTYGVPGSSSKRLKQGPGHEDTCLGNSMNLHDFNKNSFTHPQVAQADMNQVLPENMRAAWLQKQWIESRSLQLEEQKLQIQVEKLELDIQQFKWQRFSKKQDHELEKLRMENERMKLENQRVALDLKQKEMRTDFN, encoded by the coding sequence atgaaaggaAATTTATCACAAGGAGGCATGATTCCAGGCGGGGACTCTTTTGGGGGTCTTGACTTGCAAGGATCAATGAAAGTTCACCATCAAACTCAACAGCATCCACACATCTTACACCAACATCACCATCCTATTCCTCACCAAGGGTCTTTGGTCTGTCCCTCGATTCACGAGGGATTTCCTCTCACAATTGGGACCATGCAAAGTTGTGAACAAACCATGTCAATGGCTGATTACAGTAAgggagaaagaggaaaaaattcAGTGAGTGATGATGAAGATCCAAGCTTTGCTGAGGATGGTGGCGAAGGTCATAATGATGCTAGTAAATGGATGAAAGGGTCACCTTGGCATCGTGTAAAGTGGACTGATAAGATGGTTAAACTTTTGATTACTGCTGTGTCTTATATAGGTGAGGATGCAGGTTTGGATTGTGGTGGTGGGGCGAGAAGGAGGTTTGCATTTTTGCAGAAAAAGGGTAAATGGAAATCTGTGTCAAAGGTAATGGCGGAAAGGGGTTTTAGTGTCTCCCCTCAGCAATGTGAGGATAAGTTCAATGACCTCAATAAAAGATATAAGAAGCTTAATGATATACTTGGAAGAGGCACATCTTGCCAGGTTGTTGAGAATCCTCATCTTTTGGATGCCATGAACTTCTTAACGGAGAAAAAGAAGGACGATGTTAGGAAAATATTAAGCTCCAAACAACTATTTTATGAAGAGATGTGTTCTTATCATAATGGGAATAGATTGTTTCTGCCTCATGATCCTGCATTGCAGCATTCCCTGCAGTTGGCTCTTAGAAGTAGGGATGATCatgataatgatgatgtgaGGAGGCACCAACATGATcctgatgaagatgatgaaaatatgGAGACCGATGATCATGATGAGTTTGAGGAGAAGCATGCTTCACATGGGGATAGCAGGGTCACATATGGTGTCCCTGGGAGCTCTTCTAAAAGGCTGAAACAAGGTCCGGGCCACGAAGATACCTGTCTTGGGAATTCCATGAATCTTCATGACTTCAACAAAAACTCTTTCACCCATCCACAAGTTGCACAAGCTGATATGAATCAAGTCTTACCTGAAAATATGAGAGCAGCTTGGCTACAGAAGCAGTGGATTGAATCTCGCTCACTTCAGTTAGAAGAACAGAAGTTACAGATTCAAGTTGAAAAGTTGGAACTGGATATACAACAATTCAAGTGGCAGAGGTTTAGCAAGAAACAAGATCATGAATTGGAAAAGTTGAGGATGGAAAATGAGAGGATGAAGCTTGAGAACCAACGCGTGGCATTGGACCTGAAGCAAAAGGAAATGCGTACTGACTTCAATTAA